In Pseudomonas sp. MYb327, one DNA window encodes the following:
- a CDS encoding alkaline phosphatase D family protein produces the protein MYKPTVGPIIGHTTCNFARIFLRGESKKNTLVFAGIRHRQQGDERWSKGIFTRLTDTRDMSDVIVLHNLLADTEYEYQAGWFSPMNPVHTVETVQELPLQWPREIYRFRTLPDKNATPRAYIVGSCRYLRMTAGIPSAPHLGDRIFASISRLSQAAYPSISAMLMTGDQVYVDDLNFLAPDREYNEILAKYRSAFSQPHIAKLMSSIPTYMILDDHEIEDNWPANKKNGDEHLYKNAMAAYELYQASHSPAHELNALGQISHPLKRYWYQFADGDIEWFVTDSRTRRIFSTTDRRILDIEQEQALCNWLIHSQARVKFVVTSVMFYPDRKRLGDDAWKAFPEQRLRLLETIRTHCIKNVFFVSGDVHGSLTSRLTHSEDPDFEVHTIVSSPLCNSRLLPYAKASTFVLDQPLARTVAGDYRHELTGNVISQDNFAHLIVEADRIDVRYHNREGHLLESTSISLH, from the coding sequence ATGTATAAGCCTACGGTCGGCCCTATTATTGGCCACACGACATGTAACTTCGCCCGAATCTTTCTACGTGGAGAATCAAAAAAAAATACGTTGGTATTTGCCGGAATTCGTCATCGACAGCAAGGTGATGAGCGCTGGAGTAAAGGTATATTTACCCGACTGACCGACACCCGCGACATGTCCGATGTCATCGTCCTGCATAATCTTCTCGCCGATACAGAATACGAATATCAGGCTGGCTGGTTCAGTCCGATGAACCCAGTGCATACCGTAGAGACGGTACAGGAACTGCCACTGCAGTGGCCCCGAGAGATTTATCGCTTTCGGACACTACCGGACAAGAATGCAACGCCCCGGGCCTATATCGTCGGCTCCTGCCGTTACCTGCGCATGACCGCCGGCATTCCATCCGCCCCTCATCTGGGTGACCGGATTTTCGCCTCGATCTCACGTTTGTCGCAGGCTGCTTATCCGTCAATCAGCGCCATGCTGATGACCGGTGATCAAGTGTATGTCGATGACTTGAACTTCCTTGCTCCCGACCGGGAATACAACGAAATACTCGCAAAGTATCGATCGGCTTTTTCCCAGCCTCATATTGCAAAGTTAATGTCCAGCATTCCGACTTACATGATCCTCGACGACCATGAAATCGAAGATAACTGGCCAGCCAATAAAAAGAACGGCGACGAGCACTTATATAAAAATGCCATGGCAGCCTATGAGTTATATCAAGCCAGTCACAGCCCGGCCCATGAACTGAATGCCCTTGGGCAAATAAGTCATCCGTTGAAACGTTATTGGTATCAGTTCGCCGACGGCGATATTGAATGGTTTGTCACCGACAGTCGAACCCGACGCATTTTCTCGACCACGGACCGCCGGATCCTTGATATCGAACAAGAACAGGCCTTGTGTAACTGGCTGATCCACAGCCAGGCGCGGGTCAAATTCGTGGTCACCAGCGTCATGTTCTACCCTGACCGCAAACGCCTGGGCGATGACGCGTGGAAAGCCTTTCCCGAGCAACGCCTGCGATTACTGGAAACCATCCGGACTCACTGCATCAAGAACGTTTTCTTCGTGTCCGGCGATGTGCATGGCTCCCTTACCAGTCGGCTGACCCACAGCGAGGATCCCGACTTCGAGGTTCACACCATCGTCTCGTCACCGCTGTGCAACAGCAGACTGCTGCCTTATGCCAAAGCGTCCACCTTCGTTCTCGACCAACCGCTGGCCCGGACTGTTGCTGGCGACTATCGACATGAATTGACCGGCAATGTGATCAGCCAGGACAACTTTGCGCACCTCATAGTCGAGGCAGACCGGATTGATGTGCGCTACCACAACCGAGAGGGTCACCTCTTGGAGTCAACCAGCATTTCGCTGCATTAA
- the aceF gene encoding dihydrolipoyllysine-residue acetyltransferase codes for MSELIRVPDIGSGEGEVIELFVKVGDRIEAEQSILTLESDKASMEVPAPKAGIVKSLKVKLGDRLKEGDELLELEVEGAAAAAPAAAAAPAAKAEEKPAAAPAPAAPAAAPAAASVQQVHVPDIGSSGKAQIIEIQVKVGDTVEADQSLITLESDKASMEIPSPAAGVVKAISVKLNDEVGTGDLILDLEVAGAAAPAAAAPAQAAAPAAAAPAPAAAPAAPVADSVQDIHVPDIGSAGKAKIIEVLIKAGDTVEADQSLITLESDKASMEIPSPAAGVVESVSVKLDDEVGTGDLILKLKVKGAAPAAAPAPAAAAASAPAPAAAAPATAAPAAAAPVAAPAKPGAKVHAGPAVRQLAREFGVELSAVGASGPHGRILKEDVQVYVKAMMQKAKEAPAAAAGATGGAGIPPIPVVDFSRFGETEEVPMTRLMQIGASSLHRSWLNIPHVTQFDSADITELEAFRVAQKAVAEKAGVKLTILPLLLKSCAHLLKELPDFNSSLAPSGKAIIRKKYVNIGFAVDTPEGLLVPVIKNVDQKSLLQLAAEAAALAAKARDKKLTADDMQGACFTISSLGHIGGTGFTPIVNAPEVAILGVSKATIQPVWDGKAFQPKLMLPLSLSYDHRVINGAAAARFTKRLSDLLADIRTILL; via the coding sequence GTGAGCGAACTCATTCGCGTACCTGACATCGGCAGCGGTGAAGGTGAAGTAATTGAACTGTTTGTGAAGGTCGGCGACCGTATCGAAGCCGAACAGAGCATCCTGACACTGGAATCGGACAAGGCGAGCATGGAAGTGCCTGCGCCGAAGGCCGGTATCGTCAAGAGCCTGAAAGTGAAGCTGGGCGATCGCCTGAAAGAAGGCGACGAACTGCTGGAGCTGGAAGTCGAAGGTGCCGCTGCTGCGGCTCCAGCGGCCGCCGCTGCGCCAGCCGCCAAAGCCGAAGAGAAACCGGCCGCTGCTCCAGCGCCAGCAGCTCCTGCTGCTGCGCCGGCTGCCGCTTCGGTTCAGCAAGTGCACGTGCCGGACATCGGTTCGTCGGGCAAGGCCCAGATCATCGAGATCCAGGTCAAGGTCGGCGACACTGTCGAGGCTGATCAGTCGCTGATCACCCTGGAATCCGACAAGGCCAGCATGGAAATCCCTTCGCCTGCCGCTGGCGTGGTCAAGGCCATCAGCGTCAAGCTCAACGACGAAGTCGGCACCGGCGACCTGATTCTGGATCTGGAAGTGGCGGGGGCTGCGGCTCCGGCTGCCGCTGCTCCAGCCCAGGCTGCTGCTCCTGCTGCCGCGGCTCCGGCTCCGGCCGCTGCGCCTGCCGCACCGGTTGCCGACAGCGTCCAGGACATCCACGTTCCGGACATCGGTTCGGCGGGCAAGGCCAAGATCATCGAAGTTTTGATCAAGGCCGGCGACACCGTTGAAGCCGACCAGTCGCTGATCACCCTGGAATCCGACAAGGCGAGCATGGAAATTCCATCGCCTGCCGCGGGCGTGGTGGAAAGCGTTTCCGTCAAGCTGGATGACGAAGTCGGTACTGGCGACCTGATCCTCAAGCTTAAAGTCAAAGGCGCGGCGCCTGCTGCTGCCCCGGCACCAGCTGCCGCCGCTGCGAGCGCTCCTGCGCCAGCCGCCGCTGCTCCGGCTACCGCCGCACCTGCTGCTGCCGCTCCGGTTGCTGCTCCAGCCAAGCCTGGCGCCAAGGTTCACGCCGGCCCGGCAGTGCGCCAACTGGCGCGTGAATTCGGCGTCGAGCTGAGCGCTGTTGGCGCCAGCGGTCCGCACGGTCGCATCCTCAAGGAAGACGTGCAGGTTTACGTCAAAGCCATGATGCAGAAGGCCAAGGAAGCACCGGCCGCAGCCGCTGGCGCAACCGGTGGCGCGGGCATCCCGCCGATTCCGGTCGTGGACTTCAGCCGCTTCGGTGAAACCGAAGAAGTGCCGATGACTCGCCTGATGCAAATCGGCGCGTCGAGCCTGCATCGCAGCTGGCTGAACATTCCGCACGTGACTCAGTTCGATTCGGCTGATATCACTGAGCTGGAAGCGTTCCGTGTCGCTCAAAAAGCCGTTGCAGAGAAGGCTGGCGTCAAGCTGACCATCCTGCCGCTGCTGCTCAAGTCCTGCGCGCACTTGCTCAAGGAACTGCCGGACTTCAACAGTTCGCTGGCGCCAAGCGGCAAGGCGATCATCCGCAAGAAGTACGTGAACATCGGCTTCGCGGTCGACACGCCAGAAGGCCTGCTGGTACCGGTCATCAAGAACGTCGACCAGAAGAGCCTGCTGCAGCTGGCCGCCGAAGCCGCTGCGCTGGCTGCCAAGGCCCGCGACAAAAAGCTTACCGCTGACGACATGCAAGGCGCCTGCTTCACCATTTCCAGCCTCGGCCACATTGGCGGCACCGGCTTCACGCCGATCGTCAACGCGCCGGAAGTGGCGATCCTCGGTGTTTCCAAGGCAACCATCCAGCCAGTCTGGGACGGCAAAGCCTTCCAGCCGAAACTGATGCTGCCACTGTCGCTGTCCTATGATCACCGTGTGATCAACGGCGCCGCTGCTGCACGCTTCACCAAGCGTCTGAGCGACCTGCTGGCGGACATCCGCACCATCCTGCTGTAA
- a CDS encoding EAL domain-containing protein, protein MKSQPDAASRMVAEVVTQLPVPSRLGMLRFERLNEPSWALLFLDPNCERQFGLPAMELCALVGSPYASLMEPEARYQLHDAIQQQLSEGSHYLIRYTLHTASGSLTLLEMGEPFKQHNRHLLRGYLLVIDGLFEDDPLLPALDLETQNSRLQIALELNQRAQQEQLLHLDRVRAQQDLILLLTRQRYSSNNSLQEAAELITRSACDIYQIDCASLWNLEGPMLVPISAYHRASQEYLLPQPIDVSGFPDYLDALHTGRAIDAHNAMHDPRTREMAEHLRPRDVNAMLDASIRVDGQVVGVLCLEQIGATRAWQSDEIAFAGELADQFAQVISNHNRRTATSALHLFQRAVEQSANAFLLVNCDGVVEYVNPSFTAITQYSTEEVHGQRLSELPALENLSELLFDAPSALAKSNSWQGEFKSRRKNLEPYWGQLSISKVYGDNRELTHYIGIYEDITQNKLAQQRIERLAYTDNLTNLGNRPAFIRNLDERFARDSDAPISLLLVDIDNFKRINDSLGHQTGDKLLISLARRLRNSLIPSGSLARFASNEFAVLLDNSDLSVGQQVANQLLATLDKPMFVDNQLISVTGSVGLACAPLHGRDPQTLMRNAGLALHKAKANGKHQVQIFTEALNAEASYKLFVENNLRRALTQNELDVFYQPKLCLRSGRLLGMEALLRWDHPEKGMIRPDQFISVAEETGLIIPIGKWIARQACRMSKELTAAGLGNLQVAINLSPKQFSDPDLVASIANILKEEALPANLLELELTEGLLLEATEDTHLQLDQLKRLGLTLAMDDFGTGYSSLSYLKKFPIDIIKIDRSFIHEIPDNQDDMEITSAVIAMAHNLKIKVVAEGIETADQLAFLRRHRCDVGQGYLFDRPIPGSELIEKLKRYPRGPIA, encoded by the coding sequence ATGAAAAGCCAACCCGATGCCGCCAGCCGTATGGTGGCCGAGGTAGTAACGCAGTTGCCTGTGCCCTCGCGGCTCGGCATGCTGCGTTTCGAACGGCTTAATGAACCCAGCTGGGCCCTGCTGTTTCTCGACCCCAATTGCGAACGCCAATTCGGCCTGCCGGCCATGGAGCTGTGCGCTCTGGTCGGCTCGCCCTACGCCAGCCTGATGGAGCCGGAAGCACGCTATCAATTGCATGATGCGATCCAGCAGCAACTGAGCGAAGGCTCGCACTATCTGATCCGCTACACCCTGCACACCGCCTCAGGTTCGCTGACCCTGCTGGAAATGGGCGAACCCTTCAAACAACACAACCGACACCTGCTGCGCGGCTACCTGCTGGTGATCGACGGCCTGTTCGAAGATGACCCGCTGCTACCGGCCCTTGACCTGGAAACCCAGAACTCGCGCCTGCAAATCGCTCTCGAACTCAACCAACGTGCCCAGCAGGAGCAATTACTGCACCTGGACCGGGTGCGCGCCCAGCAGGACCTGATCCTGTTGCTGACCCGTCAACGCTACAGCAGCAACAATTCCCTGCAAGAAGCCGCCGAACTGATCACTCGCAGCGCCTGCGATATTTACCAGATTGACTGCGCCAGCCTGTGGAACCTCGAAGGCCCGATGCTGGTACCGATCTCGGCCTATCACCGCGCCAGCCAGGAATACCTGTTGCCGCAGCCGATCGACGTCAGTGGTTTCCCGGATTACCTCGACGCCTTGCACACTGGCCGCGCAATCGACGCCCACAATGCCATGCACGATCCGCGCACCCGGGAAATGGCCGAACACCTGCGCCCGCGCGATGTAAACGCCATGCTCGACGCCAGTATCCGGGTCGACGGCCAGGTGGTCGGGGTACTGTGCCTGGAACAAATCGGCGCTACCCGCGCCTGGCAGTCGGATGAAATAGCCTTTGCCGGTGAACTGGCCGATCAGTTCGCCCAGGTCATCAGCAACCACAACCGGCGCACCGCTACCAGCGCCCTGCACTTGTTCCAGCGTGCGGTCGAGCAAAGCGCCAACGCCTTTTTGCTGGTCAATTGCGACGGCGTGGTCGAGTACGTCAACCCGAGCTTCACCGCGATCACCCAATACAGCACCGAAGAAGTCCACGGCCAACGGCTGTCGGAGCTGCCGGCACTGGAAAATCTCAGCGAATTGTTGTTCGACGCCCCTTCCGCACTGGCCAAAAGCAACAGTTGGCAGGGCGAGTTCAAGAGCCGCCGCAAAAACCTTGAACCCTACTGGGGCCAGTTGTCGATTTCCAAGGTCTACGGCGACAACCGCGAACTGACCCATTACATCGGCATTTACGAAGACATCACCCAGAACAAGCTTGCGCAACAACGCATCGAGCGCCTGGCTTACACCGATAATCTGACCAACCTCGGCAACCGTCCGGCGTTTATCCGCAACCTCGACGAGCGTTTTGCCCGCGACAGCGATGCGCCGATCAGCCTGTTGCTGGTGGACATCGACAACTTCAAGCGGATCAACGACAGCCTCGGCCACCAGACCGGCGACAAACTGCTGATCAGCCTGGCCCGGCGCCTGCGTAACAGCCTGATCCCGAGCGGCAGCCTGGCACGGTTCGCCAGTAACGAATTCGCCGTGTTGCTGGACAACAGCGACCTCTCGGTGGGTCAGCAAGTGGCCAATCAATTACTGGCGACCCTCGACAAACCGATGTTCGTCGACAACCAGCTGATCAGCGTCACCGGCTCCGTGGGCCTGGCCTGCGCGCCGCTGCACGGGCGCGACCCGCAAACCTTGATGCGTAACGCCGGGTTGGCGCTGCACAAGGCCAAGGCCAATGGCAAACACCAGGTTCAAATCTTCACCGAGGCGCTAAATGCCGAGGCCAGTTACAAGCTGTTCGTCGAGAACAACCTGCGCCGCGCGCTGACCCAAAACGAACTGGATGTGTTCTACCAGCCCAAGCTCTGCCTGCGCAGCGGACGTCTTCTGGGGATGGAAGCGCTGTTGCGTTGGGATCATCCGGAAAAGGGCATGATCCGCCCGGACCAGTTCATCAGCGTCGCCGAAGAAACCGGCCTGATCATTCCGATCGGCAAATGGATCGCCCGCCAGGCCTGCCGCATGAGCAAAGAGCTGACGGCCGCGGGGCTGGGCAATCTCCAGGTGGCGATCAACCTGTCGCCCAAACAGTTCTCGGATCCGGACCTGGTGGCGTCCATCGCCAACATCCTCAAGGAAGAAGCGCTGCCGGCGAACCTGCTGGAACTGGAGCTGACCGAAGGCCTGCTGCTGGAAGCCACCGAAGACACCCACTTGCAACTCGACCAGCTCAAGCGCCTGGGCCTGACCCTGGCCATGGACGACTTCGGCACCGGTTATTCGTCGCTCAGTTACCTGAAAAAATTCCCCATCGACATCATCAAGATCGACCGAAGCTTCATTCACGAAATCCCCGACAACCAGGACGACATGGAAATCACCTCCGCGGTGATCGCCATGGCCCACAACCTGAAAATCAAGGTCGTGGCTGAAGGCATCGAAACTGCCGACCAATTAGCCTTCCTGCGCCGCCACCGCTGCGACGTCGGTCAGGGCTACCTGTTCGACCGGCCGATCCCGGGGTCCGAGCTGATCGAAAAGCTCAAACGCTACCCGCGCGGCCCAATCGCCTGA
- the aceE gene encoding pyruvate dehydrogenase (acetyl-transferring), homodimeric type produces the protein MQDLDPVETQEWLDALESVLDKEGEDRAHYLMTRMGELATRSGSQLPYAITTPYRNTIPVTHEARMPGDLFMERRIRSLVRWNAMAMVMRTNLKDSDLGGHISSFASSATLYDIGFNYFFQAPTDEHGGDLIYFQGHTSPGVYARAFMEGRISEDQMNNFRQEVDGQGLSSYPHPWLMPDFWQFPTVSMGLGPIQAIYQARFMKYLEARGFIPAGKQKVWCFLGDGECDEPESLGAISLAGREKLDNLIFVINCNLQRLDGPVRGNGKIIQELEGVFRGAQWNVTKVIWGRFWDPLLAKDVDGILQRRMDEVIDGEYQNYKAKDGAFVREHFFNSPELKAMVADLSDDEIWKLNRGGHDPYKVYAAYHEAVNHKEQPTVILAKTIKGYGTGAGEAKNTAHNTKKVDVESLKLFRDRFDIPVKDEELENLPFFKPEPNSAEARYLSERRTALGGFVPQRRAQSFSVPTPDLDTLKAILDGSGDREISTTMAFVRILAQLVKDKEIGPRIVPIIPDEARTFGMEGMFRQLGIYSSVGQLYEPVDKDQVMFYKEDKKGQILEEGINEAGAMSSFIAAGTSYSSHNQPMLPFYIFYSMFGFQRIGDLAWAAGDSRTRGFLIGGTAGRTTLNGEGLQHEDGHSHLLAATIPNCRTYDPTYGYELAVIIQDGMKKMTEEQQDVFYYITVMNESYQQPAMPAGAEEGIKKGMYLLEEDTREAAHHVQLMGSGTILREVREAAKILREEFNVGADVWSVTSFNELRRDGLAVERTNRLHPGQKPKLSYVEECLNGRKGPVIASTDYMKLFAEQIRQWVPSKEFKVLGTDGFGRSDSRKKLRHFFEVDRHFVVLAALEALADRGDIEPKVVAEAIAKFGINPEKLNPLDC, from the coding sequence ATGCAAGACCTCGATCCCGTCGAAACCCAGGAATGGCTGGACGCCCTGGAATCGGTTCTCGACAAAGAAGGCGAAGACCGTGCTCACTATCTGATGACCCGTATGGGTGAACTCGCAACCCGCAGCGGTTCGCAGTTGCCTTACGCCATCACCACGCCTTACCGCAACACGATCCCCGTTACCCACGAAGCACGCATGCCTGGCGACCTGTTCATGGAACGCCGCATTCGCTCGTTGGTGCGCTGGAACGCGATGGCCATGGTGATGCGTACGAACCTGAAAGATTCTGACCTGGGTGGTCACATCTCCAGCTTCGCTTCCAGTGCGACCCTGTATGACATCGGCTTCAACTACTTCTTCCAGGCCCCGACCGACGAACACGGCGGCGACCTGATCTACTTCCAGGGCCACACCTCGCCAGGCGTATACGCCCGTGCGTTCATGGAAGGCCGCATCTCCGAAGACCAAATGAACAACTTCCGCCAGGAAGTCGACGGCCAGGGCTTGTCGTCCTATCCGCACCCTTGGCTGATGCCTGACTTCTGGCAGTTCCCGACTGTATCCATGGGTCTGGGCCCGATCCAGGCGATCTACCAGGCGCGTTTCATGAAGTACCTGGAAGCACGTGGGTTCATTCCTGCCGGCAAGCAGAAAGTCTGGTGCTTCCTGGGCGACGGCGAGTGCGACGAGCCGGAATCCCTGGGCGCGATCTCCCTGGCTGGCCGCGAGAAGCTGGACAACCTGATCTTCGTCATCAACTGCAACCTGCAGCGCCTCGACGGCCCGGTTCGCGGCAACGGCAAGATCATCCAGGAACTCGAAGGCGTGTTCCGCGGTGCTCAGTGGAACGTGACCAAAGTCATCTGGGGCCGTTTCTGGGACCCACTGCTGGCCAAGGACGTCGACGGCATCCTGCAACGCCGCATGGACGAAGTCATTGACGGCGAGTACCAGAACTACAAAGCCAAAGACGGCGCGTTCGTCCGTGAACACTTCTTCAACTCGCCGGAACTCAAGGCGATGGTTGCAGACCTGTCCGACGACGAAATCTGGAAACTCAACCGTGGCGGCCACGACCCGTACAAGGTCTACGCGGCGTACCACGAAGCGGTCAATCACAAAGAACAACCTACCGTCATCCTGGCCAAGACCATCAAGGGTTATGGCACCGGTGCCGGCGAAGCGAAGAACACCGCGCACAACACCAAGAAGGTTGATGTTGAAAGCCTGAAGCTGTTCCGCGATCGTTTCGACATTCCGGTCAAGGACGAAGAGCTGGAGAACCTGCCGTTCTTCAAGCCAGAGCCAAACAGCGCCGAAGCCCGCTACCTGAGCGAGCGCCGCACTGCACTGGGCGGTTTCGTGCCACAGCGTCGCGCGCAGAGCTTCAGCGTACCGACTCCGGATCTGGATACCCTCAAGGCGATCCTCGACGGTTCCGGCGACCGTGAAATTTCCACCACCATGGCTTTCGTGCGCATCCTGGCGCAACTGGTCAAGGACAAGGAAATCGGCCCGCGCATCGTGCCGATCATTCCGGACGAAGCCCGTACCTTCGGTATGGAAGGCATGTTCCGTCAGTTGGGCATCTACTCGTCCGTCGGCCAGCTCTACGAGCCAGTCGATAAAGACCAGGTGATGTTCTACAAGGAAGACAAGAAGGGCCAGATCCTCGAAGAAGGCATCAACGAAGCAGGCGCCATGAGCTCCTTCATCGCTGCCGGTACTTCGTACTCCAGCCACAACCAGCCAATGCTGCCGTTCTACATCTTCTACTCGATGTTCGGCTTCCAGCGTATCGGCGACCTCGCATGGGCCGCTGGCGACAGCCGTACCCGTGGCTTCCTGATCGGCGGCACCGCCGGCCGGACCACCCTGAACGGTGAAGGCCTGCAACACGAAGACGGTCACAGCCACCTGCTGGCCGCGACCATCCCGAACTGCCGCACCTACGATCCAACCTACGGCTACGAGCTGGCGGTGATCATCCAGGATGGCATGAAGAAGATGACCGAAGAGCAACAGGACGTCTTCTACTACATCACCGTGATGAACGAGTCGTACCAGCAGCCAGCCATGCCGGCCGGTGCCGAAGAAGGCATCAAGAAAGGCATGTACTTGCTCGAAGAAGACACCCGCGAAGCGGCGCACCACGTTCAGCTGATGGGCTCCGGCACCATCCTGCGTGAAGTCCGTGAAGCAGCGAAGATCCTGCGTGAAGAGTTCAACGTCGGTGCTGACGTATGGAGCGTTACCAGCTTCAACGAACTGCGTCGCGACGGCCTGGCCGTTGAGCGCACCAACCGTCTGCACCCTGGCCAGAAGCCTAAGCTGAGCTATGTGGAAGAGTGCCTGAACGGCCGTAAAGGTCCGGTCATCGCCTCTACCGACTACATGAAACTGTTCGCCGAACAGATCCGTCAGTGGGTACCGTCCAAGGAATTCAAAGTCCTGGGCACCGACGGTTTCGGCCGCAGCGACAGCCGCAAGAAACTGCGTCATTTCTTCGAAGTCGACCGTCATTTCGTGGTGTTGGCAGCCCTGGAAGCACTGGCTGACCGTGGTGACATCGAACCTAAGGTTGTGGCTGAAGCCATCGCCAAGTTCGGTATCAACCCGGAAAAACTCAACCCACTGGACTGCTGA
- the rlmJ gene encoding 23S rRNA (adenine(2030)-N(6))-methyltransferase RlmJ, whose protein sequence is MNYRHAFHAGNHADVFKHLTLTRLIALMSRKEQPFAYLDTHAGIGLYDLQGDQASRTGEYLEGIARLWDQPDLPILTADYMQVLHEMNPDGQLRYYPGSPELARRLTRPQDRVMLNEKHPEDGVLLKDNMAGDRRVKVHLGEGWHVPRAMLPVQEKRAVMLIDPPFEKLDEMQRCAASLKEAIGRMRQTVAAIWYPVKDQRALRRFYQDLAGSGAPKLLRVELLVHPLDTPNSLNGSGLAIANPPWGLEEELRELLPWLSEKLGQTQGGWRMDWLIAE, encoded by the coding sequence ATGAATTATCGTCACGCCTTCCATGCCGGCAATCACGCCGATGTGTTCAAACACCTGACCTTGACCCGCCTCATCGCCCTGATGTCGCGCAAGGAGCAGCCGTTTGCCTATCTCGACACTCACGCCGGCATTGGCCTGTATGACCTTCAAGGCGATCAGGCCAGTCGTACCGGCGAGTACCTGGAAGGCATCGCGCGTTTGTGGGATCAGCCGGATCTGCCGATCCTGACTGCTGATTACATGCAGGTGTTGCACGAGATGAACCCGGACGGCCAGTTGCGCTATTACCCGGGTTCGCCGGAGTTGGCGCGGCGCCTGACGCGCCCGCAGGACCGCGTGATGCTCAACGAGAAGCACCCGGAAGACGGCGTGCTGCTTAAGGACAACATGGCCGGTGATCGTCGGGTCAAAGTGCATCTGGGCGAAGGCTGGCATGTGCCGCGTGCGATGTTGCCGGTGCAGGAGAAGCGTGCGGTGATGTTGATCGATCCGCCGTTCGAAAAACTCGACGAGATGCAGCGCTGTGCGGCTTCACTCAAAGAGGCGATTGGCCGGATGCGTCAAACCGTGGCGGCGATCTGGTACCCGGTTAAGGACCAGCGTGCGTTGCGTCGTTTCTACCAGGACCTGGCCGGTTCGGGCGCGCCGAAGTTGCTCCGCGTGGAGTTACTGGTGCATCCGCTGGATACGCCCAACAGCCTGAACGGGTCCGGTCTGGCGATTGCCAACCCGCCGTGGGGTCTGGAGGAAGAATTGCGCGAGTTGCTGCCGTGGTTGTCCGAGAAGCTCGGGCAGACCCAGGGTGGGTGGCGGATGGATTGGTTGATTGCCGAGTAA
- a CDS encoding DUF4123 domain-containing protein, which translates to MISPYVWLQSAPPSAGEKLFAIFSSASAAEPFKVWQRSKGVQAPRPVWAGTVYAEWKEVMPYVGIVDADSEFLQWVSTTESKDWGWLAVSSASLEVVVEHLRSLTQVKLPDGKAVFFRFWDGRYLLPILRSAEVDAAQLLPVIGRCLINGQSAEIGGGAEKTEKVFPWWEVPESVLQLLGAEDDSTRIGNLLQWLSEEQPNVFEAFSESVLRSKVANFLKEPDLPSVPKDEVLAYLLEEIQ; encoded by the coding sequence ATGATTAGTCCATATGTTTGGCTGCAGAGTGCTCCTCCTTCTGCTGGTGAAAAACTCTTCGCCATTTTCAGCAGCGCCAGCGCCGCTGAGCCGTTCAAGGTTTGGCAGCGTTCAAAAGGCGTTCAGGCGCCGCGCCCGGTTTGGGCGGGCACTGTCTATGCCGAGTGGAAAGAGGTGATGCCCTATGTGGGAATCGTCGACGCGGACAGTGAGTTTTTGCAGTGGGTGTCCACGACCGAGTCCAAGGACTGGGGATGGTTGGCGGTGTCTTCGGCGAGCCTGGAGGTGGTGGTTGAGCATTTGCGTAGCTTGACTCAGGTGAAGCTGCCGGATGGCAAGGCTGTGTTTTTTCGTTTTTGGGATGGGCGTTATTTGTTGCCGATTCTGCGGTCTGCCGAGGTGGACGCTGCGCAACTGTTGCCAGTGATTGGGCGGTGTTTGATCAATGGGCAATCAGCCGAGATTGGCGGTGGCGCAGAGAAAACGGAGAAGGTTTTTCCGTGGTGGGAGGTGCCTGAATCGGTGCTGCAACTTCTTGGCGCTGAGGATGATTCGACCCGCATCGGTAACCTGCTGCAGTGGTTGAGTGAGGAGCAACCTAATGTGTTCGAGGCGTTTTCTGAAAGCGTATTGCGCAGCAAGGTTGCGAATTTTCTCAAAGAGCCTGATTTGCCATCCGTGCCTAAGGATGAAGTGCTGGCGTACTTGCTGGAGGAAATACAGTAG
- the msrA gene encoding peptide-methionine (S)-S-oxide reductase MsrA: MVLRSEILVNKNVLPTKEQALPGRETPMTVPEKHFVHDAPLLGPFAMDVDFAIFGLGCFWGAERRFWQREGVVSTAVGYAGGFTPNPTYEEVCSGLTGHSEVVLVVYEPAKVSYEALLKMFWELHNPTQGMRQGNDIGTQYRSVIYATNPAQLEAAKNSAKVFQAELTKADKGIITTEIDEAPTFFFAEAYHQQYLAKNPEGYCGIGGTGVTCPI; encoded by the coding sequence ATGGTTCTGCGCTCGGAAATCCTGGTGAACAAAAACGTGCTCCCTACCAAAGAACAAGCTCTGCCTGGCCGCGAAACCCCAATGACCGTGCCGGAAAAACACTTTGTCCACGACGCCCCGCTGCTGGGCCCGTTCGCCATGGATGTGGATTTCGCGATCTTCGGCCTTGGCTGCTTCTGGGGCGCGGAGCGCAGGTTCTGGCAGCGTGAAGGCGTGGTCAGTACGGCCGTGGGTTACGCTGGCGGCTTCACCCCGAACCCGACTTACGAAGAAGTCTGCTCTGGCCTGACCGGCCACAGCGAAGTCGTGCTCGTGGTCTATGAGCCGGCAAAGGTCAGTTACGAAGCGCTGCTGAAGATGTTCTGGGAATTGCACAACCCGACCCAGGGCATGCGCCAGGGCAATGACATCGGCACCCAGTACCGCTCGGTAATCTACGCCACCAACCCGGCACAGCTGGAAGCGGCGAAAAACAGTGCAAAAGTGTTCCAGGCCGAACTGACCAAGGCCGACAAAGGCATCATCACCACCGAAATCGACGAAGCCCCGACGTTCTTCTTCGCCGAGGCTTATCACCAGCAATACCTGGCCAAGAATCCTGAAGGTTATTGCGGGATTGGCGGTACTGGCGTGACCTGCCCTATTTAA